One Phaseolus vulgaris cultivar G19833 chromosome 4, P. vulgaris v2.0, whole genome shotgun sequence DNA window includes the following coding sequences:
- the LOC137837977 gene encoding pentatricopeptide repeat-containing protein At5g66520-like: MMMVTLLAFETVESLSLTLKNTLSRLIEQCKNLRELKKIHTQILKSPTLHSGDQYYLITRLLFFCSFSNYSSFRYATNVFHMIKNPDLRVYNIMIRAYTSMEGGDDTHYCKALMQYKRIFSEGMVPNCLTFPFLLKGCTRWQDGTTGQVIHAQVIKFGFLKDVFVGNSLINLYMACGLLSNASNMFDELLVTDVVTWNSMVIGCLRNGGLDMAMDLFRKMKERNIITWNSIITGLAQGGRAKESLELFHEMQLLGDDMVKPDKITIASVLSACSQLGAIDHGKWVHGYLKRNGIECDVVIGTALVNMFGKCGDVKKAFEIFKEMPEKDTSAWTVMISVFALHGLGWKAFDCFLEMERAGVKPNHVTFVGLLSACAHSGLVEQGRWCFEVMKRVYSIEPQVYHYACMVDILSRARLFEESEILIRSMPMKPDVYVWGALLGGCQMHGNVELGEKVALHLIDLEPHNHAFYVNLCDIYAKAGRFGAAKRIRIFMKERDIEKKIPGCSMIEINGEVQEFSAGGSSELPMKELVLVLNRLSNEMKI; this comes from the coding sequence ATGATGATGGTTACCCTTCTTGCGTTCGAAACTGTGGAATCCCTAAGCCTAACCCTCAAGAACACACTCTCTAGGTTGATTGAACAATGCAAGAACCTGAGAGAGCTCAAAAAAATTCATACCCAGATTCTAAAGTCCCCAACTTTACACTCTGGTGACCAATATTATCTAATTACCCGTCTCCTATTTTTTTGCTCCTTTTCGAATTATAGTTCTTTCAGGTATGCCACCAATGTCTTTCACATGATCAAGAACCCTGATCTTCGTGTCTACAACATCATGATCAGAGCATATACAAGTATGGAGGGAGGTGATGACACTCATTATTGCAAGGCTTTGATGCAGTATAAACGAATATTTTCCGAAGGGATGGTGCCCAATTGCCTCACCTTCCCATTCCTTTTAAAGGGTTGCACTAGGTGGCAGGATGGTACTACTGGCCAAGTTATTCATGCCCAAGTGATAAAGTTTGGATTTTTGAAGGATGTTTTTGTTGGCAATTCTTTGATCAACTTGTACATGGCTTGTGGGTTGTTGAGCAATGCCAGCAACATGTTTGATGAATTGTTGGTTACAGATGTTGTGACTTGGAACTCAATGGTTATTGGGTGTTTGAGGAATGGAGGACTTGACATGGCAATGGACTTGTTTAGGAAGATGAAGGAGAGGAATATCATAACTTGGAATTCCATTATTACAGGGTTGGCTCAGGGAGGGAGGGCAAAGGAATCACTTGAGCTTTTCCATGAAATGCAGCTTTTGGGTGATGATATGGTTAAACCTGATAAGATTACAATAGCTAGTGTCCTTTCAGCTTGTTCTCAACTTGGTGCCATAGACCATGGGAAATGGGTGCATGGTTATCTGAAAAGAAACGGCATAGAGTGTGATGTGGTAATTGGAACAGCACTTGTCAATATGTTTGGCAAGTGTGGGGATGTGAAGAAAGCGTTTGAAATCTTCAAAGAGATGCCTGAGAAGGACACTTCGGCATGGACAGTAATGATTTCTGTGTTTGCTCTGCATGGATTGGGTTGGAAGGCTTTTGATTGCTTTTTAGAGATGGAAAGAGCTGGAGTAAAGCCAAACCATGTCACATTTGTTGGATTATTGTCAGCTTGTGCTCATTCTGGTTTGGTAGAACAAGGTCGCTGGTGCTTTGAGGTGATGAAACGTGTTTACTCAATTGAACCACAAGTTTATCACTATGCTTGCATGGTTGATATTCTTAGTCGAGCAAGGCTGTTTGAAGAGTCGGAGATTCTCATAAGAAGCATGCCGATGAAGCCGGATGTTTACGTGTGGGGTGCATTACTTGGAGGTTGTCAGATGCATGGGAATGTAGAATTAGGAGAAAAGGTAGCTCTTCATTTGATAGACTTGGAACCGCATAATCATGCTTTCTATGTTAACTTGTGTGATATATATGCCAAAGCTGGTAGATTTGGTGCTGCCAAAAGAATTAGGATTTTTATGAAAGAAAGAGACATAGAAAAGAAAATCCCGGGTTGTAGCATGATTGAAATCAATGGAGAAGTTCAAGAATTCTCAGCTGGAGGAT